The DNA region ATCACCGCGCCGACATTTGCTGGCGACGGAGAAGCGGTGAAAATCAAACAACGGCTATGATGTTTTAGATAGTGGATTATCTCTTCGCTGCCGCCGACAAATCCACCGACTGACGCCAACGATTTAGAAAATGTTCCACCGGTCAATGTTACTTTATCCTGTACTCCAAAATGCGCTGCCGTACCTTCGCCATGAGGACCGATAATTCCAATCGCGTGAGCGTCGTCTACCATAACATCGGCGTTGAACTCATCCGCTAACTTACAGATTTCGTCCAACTTGGCGATATCGCCTTCCATCGAGAAAATTCCATCGACCACGATGAACTTTATTTTGTCGATAGGCAGCGCTTCGAGTACTTCGCGCAACGAAGCCATATCGTTATGAGCAAATTTGCGTTTCGCGGCATAGGTTAACCGGGTACCGTCGACGATACTGGCATGATCTTGTGAATCGACGATGACATAATCACCGCGCGTCACCAATGTATCGATAACCCCTAAGTTGACATGATGTCCAGTGGTAAAGACTAGTACTTTTTCAACGCCCATGAACTCGGCAAGCATGTCCTCGAGTTCAAGATGGATGCGCAAAGTGCCATTCAAAAAGCGTGAGCCGGCGCAACCGGTACCAAACCGGTCAATCGCATCCTTAGCGGCTTGTTTCACTTCGGGATGATTCGTTAATCCGAGGTAGTTGTTGGAACCCATCATCAAAACGGATTTTCCGTCGATGATAACTTCGGTATCCTGATCACTATCGATGGAACGGAAATAGGGATAAATACCCGCCGCCATCACTTCCCGGGCGCGTGTAAACTCTTTCGCCCGATCGATAATCTTCAAACTTTGTTACCCCCTAAGTCCACCAAACCAATCGGATAGAATGGGAATGTGGAAAGAGCGTCCGGAAAATGCGTTAATCATACCGAACAAAGCGAGCCCCGCACAAATCACGAGCAGTGCATCCCAAACCAAATTCCAGCGGAATAACAGCGCAGCGATCTCGATGATAAACAAAAGGAAACCTTGCCGCGCATGATGGTAGATAAACCGGTTCTCCGGTCCTTGAAGTAGTCCAATGAAACAGAGTCCCGGCAAATAGCTAAGTAACGCCAATCCTTTTCCGGACTCGATCTCTTCTTCGTCCCAGAGTTCGGCACGAGAGGTTCGGTATCGACTCGAACTATCTTTGCCAAGCTCTGACATATTTGCAGTACTCCGTTAAACCGATTGTAACAACTCTAACAAAGCAGCCCGGGTAGTCATCGAACGTTCGCCAGTACGGCGATCTTTTACTTCAAACAAACCTTCGGCAACTGATTTATCGCCAACGACGATGGTGTAAGGGAATCCGAGCAAATCGGCATCCTTGAATTTCACTCCGGCGCGCGCATCGCGGTCGTCGAGTAACAACTCCATCCCAATTGCTTTGCAATCGTCATGCAGCTTCTCGGCAACTTCCCAGAGTTCTTTCTTGGCAACATTTACCGGAACAATCGTTGCCTTCAGAGGGGTCAACGACCGTGGCCATACGATACCGTTCTCGTCGTGATCCTGCTCAATCGCACCGACCAAGATACGCCCGACGCCAATGCCATAGGAACCCATGATGATGTCTTTTTCCTTACCGTGCTCATCAAGATAGGTTGCACCCATCGCGTGGGAATACTTAGTACCCAATTTGAAGATATGTCCCAACTCAATTGCAGAAACGACAGTTAATGGGCCGCCGCCGTCAGGTGAGCCCTCGCCCTCTTTTACGGCGCGTAAATCGACAAAAGAGGTTGGTTTAAAGTCACGACCAGTATCAAGCCCACCGAGATGATAGCCGTTTTTATTCGCACCGGATATCAGATTGCGTCCGTTTAACAACCGGTGATCCGCATAGATTGGGAGTTGCACTCCCTGCGGTCCTAAGAATCCGACATCGGCACCGTTAAAGTGTTCGGGTATTGCGTTAGGAGGTGCTTGGAAGATTTGTTCCCCGACCGCCGCCATTAACTTCGCTTCGACCAATTCATCGTCACCGCGTAACAGCGCGACCACCAGTTTATCCGATCCTGTGATGTAAACCAACGTCTTCACCATCCGATAGGCAGGAACACCAAGCAAGGCAGTTACTTCATCAATGGTACGTTGCTCGGGTGTTACCAATTCATAAGGTGTCGAAACAGATTCTTCATCGGTGATGGGATGAGGAATCGAAGTGGCAATCTCGACATTCGCGGCATAGCCAGTCGCTTCGCATCGGGCTATCCTATCTTCTCCGGCATCGGATTCAATCATAAATTCTTCGCTGCCGGTACCGCCCATCAAGCCGGAAGATGCGCCGACGATGAAGTAATTCAAACCGCACCGTTCAAAAATTCGCTGGTAAGCTACGCGGTGCTTGCTATACGAAAGGTCTAACCCGTCCTGATCGATATCGAGCGAGTAGGCATCCTTCATCAGGAATTGTCGGACACGCAGTAAACCGGAACGGGGACGTGGTTCGTCGCGATACTTGGTTTGAATCTGATACCAGATTTGCGGCATATCACGCCAAGAGCGAACTTCGCTGCGTGCGAGGTGGCAAATGATTTCTTCATGGGTTGGCGCTAATGCGTATTCGCGACCCTTGCGGTCTTTTACCCGCATCATATCGTCGCCGAAAGCTGCATTGCGTCCGGTTTCATCCCAGATTTCAATCGGATTCAACGAGGGGAGAAAAAACTCTTGTGCACCGATGCCATCCATCTCCTCGCGGACGATGTTTATGGCTTTCTGAAGGGCTTTGAGACCGAGTGGCAAAAAGGAATAAACTCCGGCGACCAGTTGCCGGACAAGACCCGCGCGCACCATGAGTTGATGCGAGACAACTTGGGCATCCGCAGGAGATTCTTTTAGGGTTGGAACAAAATATCGCGACCGCAACATGGGTAAAACCTTTCCGGTGGCGAATGGTGCGCCCGGCGGGATTTGAACCCACAACCTTTGGCTCCGGAGGCCAACGCTCTATCCAATTGAGCTACGGGCGCGCTCGCCAATGATAAACCGCACAATATAACATCTTTTTCGCAATTACGGTAAACGGAGCAAAACCGACGATTTCGTCATCCCATTCACGGTCGCACGAACAAAGTATACTCCTGCGGAAGCCTTAGCATTCCAATGCAATTGGAGCATCGTTCCCGCTTCAATGTTACCACGATAAAGCGAAGCGACTTCCCTACCTAACACATCGGTAATCGACACAACAGCCGTACCTGCCACATCGGACGTAACCTGAATTGAAGTCGCAGGATTGAAGGGATTCGGATACGCTTTGATGACGAGATCGCTTGGCATCGGTGCATTTTCCAGTGGTTGTGATACGCTGGAATTCCAGCGCCGACCGTTCAATTGCAACTGTGTAGCGCGGGTGAAGTTCGGTGTTGTAATCCCGGTATCGCTTATTGCTGTAACCACTGGGCCGTGATTTTCCGCAATCCAAGTCACTTGGGTTTGCGCAGGAATCGTTATCGTTTGCAAAGGAATGAAAATGCTAAAGATTACGGTACCAATTTGGATGTTTCCGCTGGAAACTGAAACCTGCCGCAGGGTTTGGGCGGAATCGTTGGGATAAAGACACATCCCATAAGCATCGACAACGTGCTGATACCGGACATTCAATTTCGCTTTCAAATCGACACCACCGGTATCGGGTAAATCGATGGTCGCTTTTAATGAGTCCCACCACGTCGCATTATAATTCAATGGAATTTGCGCCATCCGAATGGAATTCGATGGTTTCACCGCTTGAGTTGGAATCAACGTATCGGCGCTGATGCCAAAACCGAGCATCTCAAATGCGTTTGTCGAGAAACGAAAATAGGTATAGAAGCCGCTTGTATCGACCAGACCACCAGTTAAACCGGCACCACGCTCGGCAAGCTGCGCATACCGGGGATTAGAGGTACTGCCCCAGTTAAATGTCGATGGCCAAGGAGTAGAATCTGGAGAAATTGTAACATTCACCTGCGGTACTGCGCCTTCGGGAATCTGCGAAAAATCCCAACGTTGCGGGCCGCCAGTCGTTCCCAAATTGACT from bacterium includes:
- a CDS encoding pyridoxal phosphate-dependent aminotransferase family protein, whose amino-acid sequence is MKIIDRAKEFTRAREVMAAGIYPYFRSIDSDQDTEVIIDGKSVLMMGSNNYLGLTNHPEVKQAAKDAIDRFGTGCAGSRFLNGTLRIHLELEDMLAEFMGVEKVLVFTTGHHVNLGVIDTLVTRGDYVIVDSQDHASIVDGTRLTYAAKRKFAHNDMASLREVLEALPIDKIKFIVVDGIFSMEGDIAKLDEICKLADEFNADVMVDDAHAIGIIGPHGEGTAAHFGVQDKVTLTGGTFSKSLASVGGFVGGSEEIIHYLKHHSRCLIFTASPSPANVGAVMKALEIMQREPERREKLWANTHHLHSALHTYNFNTLTSETPIVPVVVGDDMTSFTFCHRLQEEGVFVNPVVSPAVDPGEALIRLSLMATHTFDQIDRAVDAIVKVARELRVL
- a CDS encoding proline--tRNA ligase gives rise to the protein MLRSRYFVPTLKESPADAQVVSHQLMVRAGLVRQLVAGVYSFLPLGLKALQKAINIVREEMDGIGAQEFFLPSLNPIEIWDETGRNAAFGDDMMRVKDRKGREYALAPTHEEIICHLARSEVRSWRDMPQIWYQIQTKYRDEPRPRSGLLRVRQFLMKDAYSLDIDQDGLDLSYSKHRVAYQRIFERCGLNYFIVGASSGLMGGTGSEEFMIESDAGEDRIARCEATGYAANVEIATSIPHPITDEESVSTPYELVTPEQRTIDEVTALLGVPAYRMVKTLVYITGSDKLVVALLRGDDELVEAKLMAAVGEQIFQAPPNAIPEHFNGADVGFLGPQGVQLPIYADHRLLNGRNLISGANKNGYHLGGLDTGRDFKPTSFVDLRAVKEGEGSPDGGGPLTVVSAIELGHIFKLGTKYSHAMGATYLDEHGKEKDIIMGSYGIGVGRILVGAIEQDHDENGIVWPRSLTPLKATIVPVNVAKKELWEVAEKLHDDCKAIGMELLLDDRDARAGVKFKDADLLGFPYTIVVGDKSVAEGLFEVKDRRTGERSMTTRAALLELLQSV
- a CDS encoding T9SS type A sorting domain-containing protein; this translates as MKQTLIIVSLAIIASTAFAQISIDRSEFPQSVGATTTFLTGFNEEVNLGTTGGPQRWDFSQIPEGAVPQVNVTISPDSTPWPSTFNWGSTSNPRYAQLAERGAGLTGGLVDTSGFYTYFRFSTNAFEMLGFGISADTLIPTQAVKPSNSIRMAQIPLNYNATWWDSLKATIDLPDTGGVDLKAKLNVRYQHVVDAYGMCLYPNDSAQTLRQVSVSSGNIQIGTVIFSIFIPLQTITIPAQTQVTWIAENHGPVVTAISDTGITTPNFTRATQLQLNGRRWNSSVSQPLENAPMPSDLVIKAYPNPFNPATSIQVTSDVAGTAVVSITDVLGREVASLYRGNIEAGTMLQLHWNAKASAGVYFVRATVNGMTKSSVLLRLP